From one Sphingomonas xanthus genomic stretch:
- a CDS encoding SDR family NAD(P)-dependent oxidoreductase, with product MTGRLTGKVAIVTGSGSGIGKASVDLFRKEGATVIGADLHGSDFECDAGDEEQVEALVEHTVRDHGGLDIFFANAGISGGFDGIFDQDAADWAEILRVNLIGPFLAVKYAAPAMKARGAGAIVATASVAGLRSGAGGPAYSASKAGVINLVKVASTQLAGANIRVNAICPGLIETGMTEFIYERARSRGQESEIGKLNPLKRGGEPAEIAQTALFLASDEASYINGQAIVIDGGLSASHPFNHQSYGRTTT from the coding sequence GTGACCGGCCGGCTGACCGGCAAGGTGGCGATCGTCACGGGCTCGGGCTCGGGCATCGGCAAGGCCAGCGTCGACTTGTTCCGCAAGGAAGGCGCGACGGTGATCGGCGCCGACCTCCACGGGAGTGACTTCGAATGCGACGCAGGCGATGAGGAGCAGGTCGAGGCGCTCGTCGAACATACGGTCCGCGACCATGGCGGGCTCGACATCTTTTTCGCCAATGCCGGGATCAGCGGAGGGTTCGACGGCATTTTCGACCAGGACGCGGCCGATTGGGCGGAAATCCTCCGGGTCAACCTCATCGGCCCGTTCCTGGCCGTGAAATATGCCGCCCCGGCGATGAAGGCGCGGGGGGCAGGGGCGATCGTTGCCACGGCGTCGGTTGCCGGGCTGCGCTCGGGCGCCGGAGGCCCGGCCTATTCTGCGTCGAAGGCGGGGGTCATTAACCTGGTGAAGGTCGCCTCGACCCAACTGGCCGGCGCCAATATCCGGGTCAATGCGATCTGCCCCGGCCTCATCGAAACCGGAATGACCGAATTCATCTACGAACGCGCGCGATCTCGCGGCCAGGAAAGCGAGATCGGCAAGCTGAACCCGCTCAAGCGCGGCGGTGAACCGGCCGAAATCGCCCAGACAGCGCTGTTCCTCGCCTCCGACGAGGCAAGCTATATCAACGGCCAGGCCATCGTCATCGATGGCGGCCTGTCGGCCTCACACCCTTTCAATCACCAAAGCTACGGACGGACCACGACATGA
- a CDS encoding 3-hydroxyacyl-CoA dehydrogenase NAD-binding domain-containing protein: protein MTDVIDTPTISPISTSRHGDVLIVTSNNPPVNALGAAVRRGLVAAIEEAEGDDSVKAVVIRCEGQTFFAGADITEFGKPPVMPWLPTVVDTIENCSKPVVAAIHGTALGGGLEVALGCHYRVAVRDARLGVPEVKLGLLPGAGGTQRLPRVAGVQKALEMCTSGAMVSAKDACAVGLIDRLVDGELVQHAVAYAEEVKNIRPLPRSSERDEKLAEARANPAIFDEFRKANARKFRGFEAPEANIKAIEAAVAKPYAEGVIDERNLFMGLMSGTQSRAQQYFFFAERKAAKIDNIPDDTKPRPVKKVGVIGAGTMGGGISMNFLSAGIPVTIFEMNQEALDRGTGVMRKNYEATASKGRMTGEQVERAMGLLTPTLDFADLADCDLIIEAVFEQMDVKKDIFTRLDEVMKPGAILASNTSYLNIDEIAAITSRPEDVVGLHFFSPANIMKLLEVVRGARTAPDVLITAMQLAKKIRKVAVVAGVCHGFIGNRMLMPRQIEATKLLLEGATPEQVDRVHVEFGMPMGPFQMADLAGVDIGWHRDPSRIENVRDALCAIDRWGQKKGAGFYDYDDKRRPSPSPVVQQIIEDFAAKQGVTRRQIDDEEIVERTLYTMVNEGAKILEEGMAQRASDIDVVWVYGYGWPVYRGGPMFWADSQGLPKIVEGLKRQEQRMGSDFSFSRLLLDKAEKGEKFTR, encoded by the coding sequence ATGACCGACGTCATCGATACGCCAACCATCAGCCCGATTTCGACCAGTCGCCACGGCGACGTGTTGATCGTCACTTCGAACAACCCGCCGGTCAATGCGCTCGGCGCCGCCGTGCGGCGGGGGCTGGTCGCGGCAATCGAGGAGGCCGAGGGCGACGACAGCGTCAAGGCAGTGGTCATCCGCTGCGAAGGCCAGACCTTCTTCGCCGGCGCCGACATCACCGAATTCGGCAAGCCCCCGGTCATGCCCTGGCTGCCGACAGTGGTCGACACGATCGAAAATTGTTCGAAGCCGGTGGTTGCCGCGATCCACGGCACCGCGCTCGGCGGCGGACTGGAGGTGGCGCTCGGCTGTCACTATCGGGTTGCGGTTCGCGATGCCAGGCTGGGCGTTCCTGAAGTCAAGCTGGGCCTTCTCCCCGGCGCGGGCGGGACGCAGCGCCTGCCGCGCGTTGCCGGCGTCCAGAAGGCGCTGGAGATGTGCACGTCGGGCGCAATGGTCAGTGCCAAAGATGCCTGCGCTGTCGGGCTGATCGACCGGCTGGTCGACGGCGAGCTGGTCCAGCATGCGGTCGCCTATGCTGAAGAGGTGAAGAACATCCGGCCGCTCCCCAGGTCGAGCGAGCGCGACGAGAAGTTGGCCGAGGCCCGGGCTAATCCGGCGATCTTCGATGAATTCCGCAAGGCCAATGCCCGCAAGTTCCGCGGTTTCGAGGCGCCCGAAGCCAATATTAAGGCGATCGAGGCGGCGGTCGCCAAACCCTATGCCGAAGGCGTCATCGACGAGCGCAATCTGTTCATGGGGCTGATGTCCGGCACCCAGTCGCGGGCCCAGCAATATTTCTTCTTTGCCGAGCGCAAGGCGGCAAAGATCGATAATATCCCCGACGACACCAAGCCGCGGCCGGTGAAGAAGGTCGGGGTCATCGGCGCCGGCACGATGGGCGGCGGGATTTCGATGAACTTCCTGTCGGCCGGAATCCCGGTGACCATTTTCGAAATGAACCAGGAAGCGCTCGACCGGGGCACCGGGGTGATGCGCAAAAATTATGAAGCGACGGCGTCGAAGGGCCGAATGACCGGCGAACAGGTCGAGCGAGCGATGGGTCTGCTGACCCCGACGCTCGACTTCGCCGACCTCGCCGACTGCGACCTCATCATCGAGGCGGTGTTCGAGCAGATGGACGTCAAGAAGGACATCTTCACGCGGCTCGACGAGGTGATGAAGCCCGGCGCGATCTTGGCGTCGAACACAAGCTACCTCAACATCGACGAGATCGCGGCGATCACCTCGCGTCCGGAGGACGTTGTCGGGCTCCATTTCTTCTCGCCTGCCAACATCATGAAGCTGCTGGAAGTGGTGCGCGGCGCCAGGACTGCGCCAGATGTCCTCATCACCGCGATGCAGCTGGCCAAGAAGATCCGCAAGGTGGCGGTGGTCGCCGGGGTTTGCCACGGCTTCATCGGCAACCGCATGCTGATGCCCCGCCAGATCGAGGCAACCAAGTTACTGCTGGAAGGCGCCACCCCCGAACAGGTTGACCGGGTCCATGTCGAATTCGGAATGCCGATGGGGCCGTTTCAGATGGCTGACCTTGCCGGGGTCGACATCGGCTGGCACCGCGATCCGAGCCGGATCGAGAATGTCCGAGATGCGCTTTGCGCCATCGACCGCTGGGGCCAAAAGAAGGGCGCCGGTTTTTACGATTATGATGACAAGCGTCGGCCGAGCCCGTCGCCGGTGGTCCAGCAGATCATTGAGGATTTTGCCGCAAAGCAGGGCGTGACCCGCCGCCAGATCGACGATGAGGAGATCGTCGAGCGCACCCTCTACACGATGGTCAACGAAGGCGCGAAGATCCTCGAGGAAGGCATGGCGCAGCGCGCATCGGACATCGATGT
- a CDS encoding SDR family oxidoreductase, with translation MSVPRLFDLTGKVAIVTGSSRGIGLAIAAALAEHGCRVVISSRNQDSCDEVAQAINAQHGEGRAIAVAANISSKDALQNLVDETRRAFGRVDVLVCNAASNPYYGPMAGISDDQFRKILDNNVIANHWLIAMVAPEMLERGEGSIIIVSSIGGLTSSTMIGAYNISKAADFQLARNLAAEFGPRGVRVNCIAPGLVKTDFARALWENPDTLKSVTRGTPLRRIGEPHEIAGAAVYLASPASTFMTGQTMIVDGGSTIGVGL, from the coding sequence ATGAGCGTTCCCCGGCTGTTCGACCTGACCGGCAAGGTCGCGATTGTCACCGGCTCATCGCGCGGCATCGGCCTCGCCATCGCCGCGGCGCTCGCCGAACATGGCTGCCGCGTGGTGATTTCCAGCCGCAACCAGGACAGCTGCGACGAGGTTGCCCAGGCGATCAATGCCCAGCATGGCGAAGGGCGGGCGATCGCGGTCGCCGCCAATATATCCAGCAAGGACGCGCTTCAGAACCTAGTCGATGAAACCCGCCGCGCCTTCGGCCGGGTCGACGTGCTGGTCTGCAACGCCGCGTCCAACCCCTATTACGGCCCGATGGCGGGAATCAGCGACGACCAGTTCCGCAAGATCCTCGACAATAATGTTATCGCCAACCACTGGCTGATCGCGATGGTCGCGCCGGAAATGCTCGAACGGGGCGAAGGATCGATCATCATCGTCAGTTCGATCGGCGGACTGACCAGTTCGACGATGATCGGGGCCTACAACATCTCCAAGGCGGCGGATTTCCAGCTGGCGCGCAACCTCGCGGCCGAATTCGGGCCGAGGGGCGTGCGGGTGAACTGCATCGCGCCGGGACTGGTGAAGACCGATTTCGCCCGTGCCTTGTGGGAAAATCCCGACACGCTGAAGTCGGTCACGCGCGGCACGCCGTTGCGGCGGATCGGCGAACCGCATGAAATTGCCGGGGCAGCGGTCTATCTCGCCTCGCCCGCCTCGACCTTCATGACCGGCCAGACGATGATCGTCGATGGCGGCTCTACCATCGGGGTAGGGCTGTGA